Proteins from one Malaya genurostris strain Urasoe2022 chromosome 2, Malgen_1.1, whole genome shotgun sequence genomic window:
- the LOC131432086 gene encoding ecdysteroid-phosphate phosphatase-like — MEQLQRNPADQRSGVAELREHFEAAKKRNAMTILAPASDEVNQGHSKAKDDTTKCRRIYIARHAERVDFTFGNWTPYSFDAAGNYIRRDLNMPRTLLQRKSCHWKRDTPLTNLGRYQAHLTGEAMKDAGVQIDLVYSSPSFRCIQTASSILEGLGLLETIPIRVEPGLFEWLMWCREGLPEWLSNEELVSSGYNIAMDYKPISTAQDLSQILDESLSEYYRRNSELADQLFRTTNGNILIIGHAGTLDTCTRHLEGGGVPTTADFIRLLLKIPFCSVVAIESAVLDGNRWKLVDPPCAPMTNTKNDRFDWKVLK, encoded by the exons ATGGAACAGCTGCAACGGAATCCGGCCGACCAAAGAAGTGGCGTAGCGGAGCTTCGCGAACATTTTGAGGCGGCGAAGAAACGGAATGCTATGACAATTCTGGCACCAGCAAGCGACGAGGTTAACCAGGGTCACTCCAAGGCCAAAGATGACACTACCAAATGTAGGCGTATTTATATCGCCCGGCATGCTGAGAGAGTGGATTTCACATTTGGAAATTGGACTCCGTATAGTTTCGATGCAGCAGGGAATTACATCCGGAGGGATTTGAACATGCCGAGAACTTTGCTGCAAAG aaaaagttgtcACTGGAAGCGGGACACTCCGTTGACAAATCTTGGTCGTTATCAGGCTCATCTAACGGGAGAAGCGATGAAGGATGCTGGGGTTCAGATTGATCTAGTGTATAGTTCTCCATCATTCCGATGCATTCAGACTGCTTCATCTATTCTGGAAGGCTTAGGTCTTCTGGAAACCATTCCAATTCGAGTGGAACCTGGTCTGTTTGAATGGTTGATGTGGTGTAGAGAGGGACTGCCAGAGTGGCTCTCAAACGAGGAACTTGTTAGCTCGGGATACAACATTGCTAtggattacaaaccaatttCGACGGCTCAAGATTTGAGTCAGATATTAGACGAGAGCTTGTCTGAATATTATAGAAGAAACTCGGAATTGGCCGATCAACTGTTCAGAACAACAA ATGGTAATATTCTGATAATAGGTCATGCGGGCACTTTGGACACTTGTACTCGGCACCTAGAGGGGGGTGGTGTCCCAACGACAGCTGATTTCATCAGGTTGTTACTTAAAATTCCCTTCTGTAGTGTAGTTGCAATTGAGTCAGCGGTTTTGGATGGCAATCGTTGGAAATTGGTAGATCCTCCCTGTGCTCCAATGACTAACACTAAAAATGATCGTTTTGATTGGAAGGTTTTGAAGTGA